A portion of the Cygnus olor isolate bCygOlo1 chromosome 15, bCygOlo1.pri.v2, whole genome shotgun sequence genome contains these proteins:
- the TMEM114 gene encoding transmembrane protein 114 yields MRGGLGALPLVLALAGASSFVLLAVAMATDFWYIIDASRLEAAGNGTAALSSHSGLWRTCRLRNKCYPLINPFWHGNANITDSHRQLLYMHGTFVILMPLSLILMIFGGMTGFISILARAYLLLLMTGLLFLFGALVTLTGICVYIAYSAAAFEEAVCLLRSKDVLVEIDIRFGWSLALVWISFVAEVLTGAVFLLAARVVGLKRRCEQAL; encoded by the exons ATGCGGGGCGGGCTGGGCGCGCTGCCGCTGGTGCTGGCGCTGGCGGGGGCCTCGAGCTTCGTGCTGCTGGCCGTGGCCATGGCGACCGACTTCTGGTACATCATCGACGCCTCCCGCCTGGAGGCGGCCGGCAACGGCACGGCGGCGCTCAGCTCCCACTCGGGGCTCTGGCGGACCTGCCGGC TTAGGAACAAATGCTACCCTTTGATCAACCCCTTCTGGCATGGGAATGCAAACATCACCGACTCACACAGACAGCTTTTAT acatgCACGGGACATTTGTCATCCTGATGCCCCTCAGCCTGATATTGATGATTTTTGGAGGAATGACTGGATTCATCAGTATTCTTGCCAGGGCCTACCTACTGCTTCTAATGACGggtctgctttttctttttggag ctctTGTTACGCTTACAGGGATCTGTGTCTACATTGCATattcagctgctgcctttgaagAAGCTGTCTGCCTCCTGAGGAGTAAGGATGTCCTGGTAGAAATCGACATCAGGTTTGGCTGGTCTCTGGCCCTAGTATGGATCTCGTTTGTCGCAGAAGTGCTCACTGGGGCTGTGTTTCTCCTGGCAGCGAGAGTCGTGGGCCTGAAACGGCGGTGTGAACAGGCGCTTTGA